aaaaacagtaaaaacaagaataaacatGAAGATTGTGACAAAGGGAGGACATAATGAAATAGGAGTACAGATACTGAAAAGTAAATCttgaaggaagaaatagacaTATCATTTATGAAAGTGATCCTCCTAATTTGCCCCTAATTACAGATGTATACTTTAAAACATATCTTGAGTTTCATTGTACCAGAATCCAAAGTCaatgctttcttccttttcagtaaAGGTAGTAGAAATCCCTTATATGTGTTGCTTGGAGATACATATCCTAAAAAAAAAGATcgaacatgattaaaaaaaacaaaacaggtcacacagagtcggacacaactgaagcgacttagcagcagcagcagcagccattattttaaaactgtttatatttaaataatacagaTAACCATTTTTTTTGCCATTAAGTGGAGAGCAAATTTTTCATTAGAAAGTAGATTGGGAaagctaaataatttttaaacttcctAGGTCTTAGTatctaattttgttattttacttaACCTGTATCTGCATAGATCCTTTGTGTCTTATcttcagtgaaaagaaaagtgttagttgctcggtcatgtccaactctttacgataCGTGGACgacacgtggactgtagcccaccaggctcttttgtccatggaattctccaggcaagaatactgaagtgggtggccatttctttctccaggggatattcctgactcagggatcaaactgggtctccttcattgcaggcagattctttactgtctgagccaccagggaagccaggttaATGTACAAATACATATTCTAAAACCacatgggatttcttttgaattaATTGTTCCTCCTACTGTATAGAATAATTGaaatgttgatttctttttttcccaggtgatttgttttcaatatttattttcatgattgcagtagttttttttttttttaattatttggagGCTTTTCTTGATTGGTGCTATACTTTTAAGTATTTGCATCGaatagaaacaatttaaaattaaacttcaaaGATGACAACAGAGCCATAAATATATTGATACTCTGGTCAGTAGCATTATGTTCTCTACCTTGTTTCCTGCTTAAAAAATTATAGTTCAAGTATTAATTTATAGTGTGTTTGTCATCTTAGTATGGTAGCTGATGATGAAGATGCATTGAGTGATTCAGAAACCACTGAAGCCCTGACCCCAGATATCTTAGCTCGGAAGTAAGTATTGATAACTATAAAGCATATTTCACAACTGTAAAGCTGTGTTTAATTTTGCAGAGTTAAAGACATTTTACTTTACTTGTACAAGTGTAAATAAAAAGCATGTGCTAAATGAATTAAGTTTCATCTAGATTTTTCATAGCAACCTGTATAGTCTTATTTCTAGGTTAAAATCAAAGTATGTAGATGAGTACCAGAAGCTGGTATACAGATTCCCTATGTTGATTGCCtgcatagagattttttttttttttttagtatcctGCTACCTGGGTATTAAATATACAAGTGAGATAGGTAAAAATAAGTTGAATTCCTAAAAAAGTTCTGTTCCTTTGCTGTTCATAGATTTGTCTCCacttttcttgtttattgttttctataCCTATTACCATTctctggcttttttttccccctcatcagGTTATGGCTAGCATACTAATATTCTTTAGATGCTTTTATGAGACTCAAAAGTTGAATAAGACACTCAACTAATATAAGACAGTCATAATGTTGATTTCTttgtaaattattattatatagattaactgctgctgctgctgaaagcTTGGAACCAAAGTATCGAGTTCGTGAACAAGAAAGCAGTGGAGATGAGGATAGTGACCTCTCACCTGAAGAACGAGGTAGTTTCTTTCTTTAACTCAGATTCTACTCATGTGGGTTTATTGTATGTCAGCTTTGTCCCCCCTCATTTCAAGAAAATATTGCCATCTCTGAAGTGACTACAAGTGTTCCTTTCTTTGTAGTAAGCATCTATACTaggtagatgctcagtaaatgtttattaaattaatgTGTTTAGAGTCATTGAGTATTTGGATAATCTTAAAGTGGATCGCAGTAAGAGCTAATTGCTTGTAGTTTTTTCTGTATTAAGACAgtggtgggagaaggaaatggcaacccactccagtggtcttgcctggagaatcccagggacggtggagcctgatgggctgccgtctacggggtctctcagagtcagacacgactgaaacgacttagcagcagcagcaagggaagaTCCTAGCTGAGTGAAATTAGAGAGCTTAGAGTTTGTTAACTAAACCAGCctctattttcaaaaaattaatttttgtttgtttgtttctaacaAATGATTCTCTTGGAATGCCAGTTGTCATCTTCCAAGATAGCTCAGATGAATCTCTGTAATAAATCATCccgtaaacaaacaaacaaacaaaaagacagtgGTGAAGTTTACCAGATGAATCAGACTTGAAGTAAAGAttttttattaggtcccattgAACAAAAAGAACAGTAATGTCATaggaaaggagataaaaataGTCCAGTCAACATTGATGAAAAAGGCTCTTTTAGTCCCTATGGTGCATACACAGTTAAGCATTGCTACCTATTCATGTTCCTGCTTTTACAAGTATTAGTGCTTATCTGTGGAggtaaggaaagaagaaagctgTTTCACTTTGTTGCTTTTAGTAGTTTTGAAGCATGTGAATGTGTGACCTCAAGAATTAAAAATTGCATATATAATTTGTTTTCAATTATTCTTAAAAGGGAAACCAAGCCTATGTTAGGGTGAAAGGatgcatgaaaaaagaaaaaaaaacttaaaaaaagaaagattattacTTGAAGCCTTGAAATGTGGAAACTATCTGTACTGTAAAGAAATTTAGAAACTCTAGAATTAAGATTGCAAATATTTGCTAGTTAGCTGTCAGGATTTTTGTCATGCAGCTACAAAGGTAAAATTGGCTATTCCCTCCTATTGTATATAGAATGTAGTTTATTGAACTAAACAATctgagccaaaaaaataaaaaccaacagcAACAGTCTGAGCCTAATTGCTATACAAGAGAGAAATCTTATATACAGTGTGATCTCAGGTTGTATTATATTGATGATACTATCTATCTTCTGCCCTTGGTGACTtcctattttctgaaaatataccCCATGAGGCCCTTGAAAAGAGTTTTCAGATAGAAATTGTTCCTTGAGCTTGCTAATTCCTTATTCTCTGAAAACATGATGTATTGAGAACCAAGTTTTTTTATTCAGTCACCAGTTTTCATTAAGGAATTTCCCCCTCAAATTGTAGTTCCATGAGTTAACCAGCAGGGGGGACCATTTTACTAGTTACAGTTTTCACAAGTTTTTCATGTTCCCAGTAGTAGTATTACTGATACAGgtgtttttaatgcttttaaacaaATTATGTGTCTGAACATCCTTGTTTATTGAAAACATTCTCAGAAGATTTTATCTTGTAACTAGTTGcataacaattaaaatattggctatagaATCAGATAAATCAAAGTTTATACTCCAGGTATGTCGCTTATCtaatttgcttaatttctctgacCCTCAGAAATGATCCTCATTTCTAAATTGGaggctttaaaatatttagattcattaaatgaaataaagaatttaaagcaCTTAGCACTGGATCTGAcatattgttgctgctgctaagtctgctgctaagtcgcttcagtcgtgtctgactctgtgcgaccccatagacggctgcccaccaggctcccccatccgtgggattctccaagcaagaacacaggAAATACTAGattttaataacttaaaataatTGGTATATTCTGCattatattttggaaaacaataaAGGAAAGTATAAAAAGGATAATTTACTTGCCAGGTTCAGTGGATATAGTTGATTATCATTATAGCCGAGCCTGAAaccttaaaatttttgttttgtactCTTTTGTATTATGTTGCTCTGCCATACAAAGATTATAAGTAAAATTAATACTCAAAGAAGGTTGAGACCACTTGTGTTAGCAGCTTTCTATAGAATGAATACATAAATCATGTAATAAATTTTGAGtattccaaaatgaaaaatatctctAACAAGCGAAACCCAAGTTTAATATCTCTTAGAATTATgcatagttgacccttgaacaacatgggtttgttCTGTGCAGGTCCAATTATACTAAACACCTATTACAGCAGTAGACAATCTGGTTGAATGCACAGATGCAAAACTGCAAATATGAAGGGACAACTGTAAGGTTAAATGTGGATTTCAACTGTGATGAGAGTAGGTGCTCCTGACCCCCATATTTTTCAAGGGTTACCTGTATATTACAtcataaaaaaacaatgaaaatacaaaGGGGGAAATCAGAAACCTTTGACCAAGGGGATTAAGTTATAACTCATTACttaataaccttttaaaattatgtagtaAATCTGCTATGTATGTGGCAGAATTTTACTGTATCTTCATATACTTTATTGTCTAAATTCTGGATCATTTTAAGAGCAAAAGAGTCACTGTTATAGTTCCACTAGACAATAGGCATAAACTGAGCTTCCTGGGATGTGGCCATTCTAACTATATAGTGAGAAAACAACATATGCAACAAAATATAATTCATctttataaaatacacatttttagaaaaaagtcaaattataaaatgttagtGATTATTTAAGGAAATGGATGTTTTAAGAttgtactattaaaaaaaatttttttttccaagttacaTTAAAGAGAACGTGTATTACTTTGTACTGAGAAAAAGTCTTATCTTTTTAGTAAATATATCTGGTAACGGAGGCAGTTAGAaccaatttttgttgtttttttagtatTGGCTTTTACATTGTCTGAAATTCATCACTAAAAATTTAGTCATAAGGATTTggtcttttattgattttttttttaaattttactttcttttaaaatatgatactCTCAGAGAGTAAAATCAGAAAAGTGacttagaaaagaaggaaagatgcCTGGCAAGATCTTGGTAATTTGAAACAAATGTTTATGGGATGATAAGATGGATATTGATTTCAGAACTTTCCTCTCCCAACCCAAATAGAGGCTGAAAAGTATTTGATCAGTAGTGACATGAACTGTAAATACCTGTTTTTAAGACATAAATAAGTGTAGATGATAAAAACTTGGAGTGACttgcctgatggtccagtggttaagactccatgcttccactgtaggagTTGAAGAGAGGGAATTAGAGGACATTTAGAAAGTACTTTGAATAGCCTTATTTAAAGAGGTTTCTCTTACGCTTTTTTGGCACTAAAATACATTTATGAATACGCTAATAAACCTATGGTGAGTGAGTTTTAATGCTCTTTACAAAATGAACAGTGGCAATTTTATGTCAaccccttttttgttttttaatttacaggtctaagaaattataaaatatttcttgataaACAATAGATCTTTAAAGTCCTATCTATTGATAAAATATGGTTGGTTGTGTTGATTTACAGCTATTTTTATGCTTCTGTGATGACTTCATGGACAATAAGCACTTTTAAAAGGAAGTTTTTCTTAattgtaaaaatagaaaatttgagaaTACTAAAATCACCCCATAATTCCTTGATCCAGAATTAATGACTGTTAATTGCAGAGtcttattttgtatgtgtgtatatgcacatgtGCATTCATGCAGCCTTTGTACATAGTATACGTATATGATATTATAGTTTTCCTTTATCCCATTCAACTCTGGAGAAGTTTCCTGTATCTTTAAGTTTCCTTcacaaataaaactacaaaaagcTCTTAGTCTTCCATTAAGATGGACACACGAACCATCTAAGGTAAAGGTtggtaaactttttctgtaaagagccagacagtaaatattttagattttgagggccatatggtctctagtgcagctactcaactctgctacTGAATACAAAAGTATATTTAAGCATTACAAAACAAATGAgtgtgactgtgttccaataataTCAGTACTTTACTTACCAAATAGACACAGGCTGTAGTTTGCCAGTCTTTGAGCTAAAGACTTCCTgtgcctacttttttttttttttttaatcttgtagaAAAAAAGCGACAGtttgaaatgaaaaggaagcTTCACTACAATGAAGGACTGAATATTAAGTTAGCTagacaattaatctcaaaagacCTAAAtgatgaggaggaggatgaagaaaTGTCAGAgactgcagctggagaaagcatGAATATGGAAGAATCAAGTCAAGGTTAGATGTTTTGGAAGTATCACTGAGACACTTGTGATCGTTTGTGcctaagtaatatattttattttgcttgaaaCTTCGAAGAAGCTCAGAAAATTTTGCTAGAATTTACTTTTTATGCCAAAGGGTAGAAAACTTCAACCCCTATGGGCcagtttgaaaataatgtttttatgcTCAAGTTGTCTTAAGTACATAGGTTGTGCCGTATGTCTATGTTGTTTGGTCTACTGGCTTTAAGCAGTGATGTCTATCTTCATATTaagatatactttatttttaatgtttcagatCATATTTTATTTGTTGTAACAATGTcagttaaaacttttaaaagaaacaggtTTTTAACATGGAAGATCTGTTTTGACATCCCTTCAGGTATAAAGTATGTCATATCCTTCCAGTGTTGACTCTTGACTGTTGGGTTGACAAGTTATTGGCCAGTTTTTGTTCAAGTCTCAAACAACCTGCTCCTGCAGCCTACCAACTCTTGATCAATCATAggaaatctgtttttatttttaataaacttattCTGGCATTCAACAAAGGTGAATCTTCTATACCATTAATGCAGATTTTATGCCCATCTGCCTATTCTGTACTGCAGACTGGTACTTTTGAGTGAAGACGTAACTTACTTTTATGTGTTGTGCCTTAGATGGTTAAGTcttaagaaagtaaataattattatattatggTTTTGGTGAGCATATGAAATGTAAGTGATTTTTATGGAAGAACCCGATGACTGTGTCTCATTATAACATCAAGATTACAGTATTTTTTTGTTACTCCATGTTAtgcttttgcttttcagtttgtttCCTTTCAATTAGCACTGCCTTTTGATTTTATTCACCATATTCTGTTCAGCTTGTATTTAACGTGAACAAACTCTTACCTTGAGTGATTATTGAATCTATATGTTTCTCTttactctctttttaaatttattatctatttttaggTGACCTGTATCTATATCTTGGTGATTTCTTTTGTTGTATTCAGCATAAACATTTCtttggttataacttttcatCAATTTCTACGCCCACTTTCAATATCCATTTGTAGCAGCTCTAACAGAGCACTGGGAATACCCCTCATTTGCTATTGGAAATTTGTGCTGGCACTGCTGTGTCAAAGGTTAaagggatttcttttttaagccacagcttttgaaaaataactttggCCTTTGTCTGTGGtatatttaaggaaatattttgccatttttatattGTAAATGCAAATCTTCTATAACTTTGAATATTTGAGTTGTCATAAACTCTTAGCTTTCCATTTGTGACTTACTCACAGAAGTGTTCAGTGTGAAACCTGTTTGTTCTACCACTAAGCAGATACACCTATTCTGCTCTTTATTACAGGGTATACAGATTCGTTGATATTGTTCAGTCTGCATGAACTATGtcttgttttttagattttttttctatttatttatcatcTGTAGCAGTGGAAGGGAACTTTAGCTCAGGTGGTTCCAAGTTTGGCAATACTCAACAAACAAATGATATTGCTATTTTTTCTTATATCATTGCAGGATCTGCTACAAGTGACCAACTGCAAAACAAATCACAGAGTTCAtagaagagatttttttcaacACAGTAATTGTCAAATACAAACTCTGTTACGATAATATACTGCTTCTTGTTCTCTACAATTCATGACTTAAGTACCAAAATACGTACCAGTTATTATATATTGCCAAGAATTAAATAACTTAAGAGACTAATTAGACTTAAAATGCCTAATTGATACATATATTCTTGTGCCTAGTACTTCACCACAAATACAGCATAATGTCATCCAAAACTACGTTACTTTTGTAAGAACACTGGTTAATTTGTATAAGATATATAGCTTTTTATGCTTTAGAAATTAATATCttttggggagggagaggggatctaatttattttcttcacttctAGATGTGATAGCTCTTATAAAaggttgggtttttaaaaaatcaagatccAGTTAGAACAGCAGATCATATAGGCTGATAAATATATTCAGTCTGAAAAGTATTTTAACAACGTGTCTTCAACTTGTCTGTTTAattgaaaaggagtatgttatgAGTTACTGTTGCATTTTCTGGCATACTACCTTTAAAATTCCTGTTGAGTTTCTTTTATGTTTACAAGGAAAGGATTAAATTTTTTCTCATCAAAACTAGGTTTTTTCCATAAATAAATTGTCAGGTTAAATTTGCACTAATGTCTGCTCTGACTTTTTTGTACACTCCATGGGCAGACTTCAGATCAgtctttcaataaatataattCTAATATAGTTTCAGCATTCCCtttatatacatgtgttaaaCTCCTGCCTTTGTCTCTTACTCCTTTCCACACATAcgcacagattctttacctttatgATGGATCATAAAGATTGTCATGACATTGgaaacttttccttttctcacatACTCTGTCATTTGCTGCAACAATGAAAATCTTACTTTGACTATTAATGCCTATTCATTCTTCTAATACATGGAGAAAATGAATAGCATCGGTACTAGACAGGAAATACAATTCAGCTGCAGAATTTTCTACATGTCTCTGACTTACAGCTTGCTAATTAAAGTGCTATTATTAGTTTATTGTTTGACTTACTTAGACCTTAGAAAACAACCGAGGTTTTTTTGCATGATGAGAGAATTGTGTGTAACCAGTGATATGATAGTTCCTGAATGTATAAACAGAATTCTGaacactttttaatttaaaagcttaaaatagTTCCTGCTTTAAGGAAATATGATAATGTATACTATGACAAATGTTCTTTATTCTTCTAACACAATAAGATTTGgactttttccccctaaaatgaaGTGCAGTTCCTGTGTATCTTAGATTACATTTCTAGtcaattatttgtattttaattttttgttagtaCCTAAAGAATCCATTATATGAGCAGACTTTTTAAGTAATTTctgtatattgtatatttgaattgGCTTTTATTGAGCAGCTTATCTTCCACTTGCAAGCTTATGGAAATATCAAATgtcaaaataagtaaaaagtgGGAGAATTATTTACTGTTAGAAGAATGTTTTTATTAGTTTGgatgtcttcttttttaatggaatCTAATCAGTACTTCTGAACTGCAGGTATAGTGCTCTAACTAAAACATAAGCTAGTAGTCCCACTGATCGATAAACTAGACAGTGTTTATCCCTACTTTCTGAATTTAGAATATTGAGGTATTCTCTGTTTAAACTTGTCTGGGGGTATTTAAgcttatacatatatgtgtacatatgttcATACACACAGAtctctgtttttggttttctcatttcAAGTTCTTAGGAAGTATTCATGTGCTCTTTATTTGTAGAAATAGCTGCTATACAGTGAAGAACAGGTAGGAACTTTAACAACTGATCTTTGGTGTTTTCTACAAATTATTTGTTGAAACTTCAATCACAGGCAAACTTGCATTTCTGGTTTCCGGAAATAGATAGTTATCTCAGAGGAATAAGACATGGCAAATAGCATGCTCAGTAGAATTTTAGGTAATCGAATGTGACTGAGTAAAATTGTTATCATTGTCATGAGTTTCTAATTGATGTGGTattgaactatacaaaaaatgaaCCTTTATGACTCAAGTTATATTTTCCTTTGGAGAAAGTTATCTGTCAGTGTTCAGTTCTAGCCAAAGTAgattttactttcagttttttaatcAGTATCTCTTCTTTGCTTAACTCTTGATGTCatcttttctgtgtattcatttttcAGTCTGAAATTCAGCAGTGATGCTCTTTAAAAACTGAGACATAAAATGGTATAAATGGATtgttaaaaataacttcaaattGAAGATTAAAGCAAAGTGCCATTTTTCCCTagactttcattttgtttacattttttcctcttaacaTTAGTACACTGAACATATTGTAATAAAATACGGTCATATGACAATTGCTTGTgtgtggattttcttttcttcctacccAGGTCTTGTGTTGTGGATACCAGAAGAGGGTCTTGGACTACACTGTGAAAGTGATTTGTTTAGTTGCCCAGCATTGTGCTTGGTGTCTTAAGATACAATCCTCCAAACAACCACGCAGAGCAGATATCTTACTAAGTGAGGAAAATATTCTTGGCCAAGTTCTTTGGTTTCAGTGTTTCATACATGCCAAATGACAGGATATAACTAAATTTCGTACTCTCTATTCATGCCTTTTTAGGTGTAGAAATTCCTTCATTTTTGAAGTTGTACCTTACAAGTAAACTTCATTTGGATTTTTGATACACGTCGTGTGCTTTAGGAGTAACATTTTTCAAGTGTTTAGTttgagtttttatatttaatctgaagaaatttggaaattttatttgaGGTTTACACACCATTTAGGAAAAATCTTAAAGTACAGTTATACAGTGGCGGGAGATGTGCAAATGCATGTGATTAGGTTGTGTTCCACAAGTTTGTTTCTAAACAGGATGTTTCAAACAcaaagcatgattttttttcatagacTCTGTTACAAAGTAAGTACCAAGCTAGCCTGTATAAACATATGCCTAAAACAGCATTTTTCAGTGTGTTCCATGAAAAGGATTCTGTGAGCCAAATATGCTTTGCACTTGCTGTACGCTTTATTCCCCTACCCCCCAGACTTACAATAATGCATCTCATCATATTAAAAGAGTCTGAGACATCCTGCTTAAGGAACCtgtttaaaatttgatttaacttagtgttttttaaaaacatttcacaaCCACCCCAAGTTCCCTTTTCCTTCAAGTAGCATCCCAGATAGGAGTAAAGAAATCAGCTAGAGCCTCTAATACATGAAAATTGAACTTATTCCTAAAAGAAGAGACCAGTGTATCATTGATAGAGGGAAGACATGGTAGCAATAACTGCATATTATGGATTGTATGTAATTTGCCAGGCATAAGACTTAATTTTTAGTAACTTATGCAAGAAACTATAGAATACATGTCCAGGACAGATGAGGGTGTGGTTGATGTGGTTGGTTATATGCTGTTGTGGTTTAGTATTGATATGACTTGCTGAAAGACTTGGTGCTTTAAGCAGATTTCCTGAATGCCTTGTCCTCCCCGTCAGCTCACATAACTGGTTGACAGGAACACATCTGCTACTCACTgggaaaataaaagagcaaatagCAAGTGTGTCTGGTCTGTGGCTCACACCCCTAAGCCTTGGTTAGCTTCTGTAGTGTTTAGGGGGAGAGGTGTTAGGGGTTTTTGGCTCCTACACTTCAAATTTGGGGTTGACTCATCTAGTTTTTTATTTGAGGAATTATTTGGGGGAGGTAATGCTGAGAAAGGAGGTAAGTGAGGGTGGATTTGGCAAGTGTTTAGTCATGATTTTATCTCAACTGCCCAACCTGAAATTTTTAGTAAGTCTGCCAAGCGAGTG
The sequence above is a segment of the Bos mutus isolate GX-2022 chromosome 1, NWIPB_WYAK_1.1, whole genome shotgun sequence genome. Coding sequences within it:
- the PPP1R2 gene encoding protein phosphatase inhibitor 2, with amino-acid sequence MAASTASHRPIKGILKNKSSTTSSMVSSAEQPGKSVDEELSKKSQKWDEMNILATYHPADKDYGLMKIDEPSTPYHSMVADDEDALSDSETTEALTPDILARKLTAAAAESLEPKYRVREQESSGDEDSDLSPEEREKKRQFEMKRKLHYNEGLNIKLARQLISKDLNDEEEDEEMSETAAGESMNMEESSQGSATSDQLQNKSQSS